From a single Apium graveolens cultivar Ventura chromosome 2, ASM990537v1, whole genome shotgun sequence genomic region:
- the LOC141687297 gene encoding uncharacterized protein LOC141687297, which translates to MELGQFDLEYMPRTAIKGKALVDFLLEFDSEVDDKALVELHPSHIEEVLEEFPHPWWILHVDGAVNNGGAGAGIILVSPVGHHLMSAIHFKFYATNNDTEYEALINGLKITLEMGVQNLIIKRDSELVVNQVNGGFQARGPQMELYLRCTQRLIGKFKEVRMECVPREKNSNVDALEKMGSHQEVVLLGSIPLEIQEIPRIPEVEVMQVDGLPKKQG; encoded by the coding sequence atggagttgggacagtttgactTGGAATATATGCCCCGTACTGCAATCAAAGGGAAGGCTTTAGTCgatttcttgttggaatttgaCTCTGAGGTTGATGATAAGGCTTTGGTAGAGTTACATCCCTCTCATATTGAGGAGGTCTTAGAGGAATTTCCACACCCCTGGTGGATTTTGCATGTGGATGGAGCAGTTAACAATGGGGGGGCAGGCGCAGGTATAATACTTGTGTCTCCAGTAGGCCATCATCTGATGAGTGCAATTCACTTCAAATTCTATGCGACAAATAATGATACGGAATATGAAGCATTGATCAACGGTCTAAAGATTACTTTGGAAATGGGAGTGCAGAACTTAATTATAAAGAGAGACTCAGAGTTGGTGGTAAACCAGGTAAATGGGGGGTTTCAAGCTCGGGGACCGCAGATGGAATTGTACTTGAGGTGCACGCAGCGTCTGATTGGAAAGTTCAAAGAGGTTAGGATGGAATGTGTACCACGGGAAAAGAACAGCAACGTGGATGCCCTAGAAAAAATGGGATCCCATCAGGAGGTTGTGTTATTGGGATCTATACCCTTAGAAATCCAGGAGATTCCTAGAATCCCAGAGGTAGAGGTGATGCAAGTAGATGGGCTCCCAAAGAAACAAGGATGA